The following are encoded together in the Arthrobacter sp. Y-9 genome:
- a CDS encoding DLW-39 family protein: MKKLLVIALAVASVVIVKKARESEAQKGAWKQGTDSVS; this comes from the coding sequence ATGAAGAAATTGCTCGTCATCGCACTGGCAGTCGCTTCCGTGGTCATCGTGAAGAAGGCCCGGGAGTCCGAAGCCCAGAAGGGTGCCTGGAAGCAAGGAACCGATTCGGTTTCCTGA